In a single window of the Nicotiana tomentosiformis chromosome 8, ASM39032v3, whole genome shotgun sequence genome:
- the LOC104104594 gene encoding uncharacterized protein: MASGWVKSWQCKSRALDDVVNNHHQYHLLPNSASCKNGVKSLRDVVDNTKPGKSRKKKTSKPSEPPSAKRPGSRVPEPDSNREKSRASTSTRLSRAATESFFPALTELPEGHASRNVVEIIFQTSWSGSPKVFSGRIEMVFKVQNLPRTVTRFEEYREVVKSRAVNGAAEKGGEDHVRCVADGNEVMRFYCLGPTNGGAYENGGSAWTFSTNKGTAVCTYSGSGGAHENAGGGRGRRAMLVCRVIAGRVCKQLGFDSLLNGRVGYDSVSGDNGELFVFDSRAVLPCFLIIYKL, encoded by the coding sequence ATGGCGAGTGGTTGGGTGAAGTCATGGCAATGCAAGTCAAGAGCTTTAGACGACGTCGTTAACAATCACCATCAATATCACCTTTTACCCAACTCCGCTAGTTGCAAAAACGGCGTTAAAAGCCTCAGAGATGTAGTGGACAACACCAAACCCGGAAAATCCAGAAAGAAAAAAACATCAAAGCCATCAGAACCGCCGTCAGCCAAACGTCCCGGTTCGAGAGTACCTGAACCCGATTCGAATAGGGAGAAGTCTCGAGCTAGTACTTCCACGAGATTATCACGTGCCGCGACGGAGTCTTTCTTCCCGGCGTTGACCGAGTTACCGGAAGGGCACGCATCGCGTAATGTTGTGGAGATAATTTTTCAGACGAGTTGGTCCGGGTCCCCGAAGGTATTTTCGGGTCGGATTGAAATGGTTTTCAAAGTCCAGAACCTGCCCCGAACTGTGACCCGGTTCGAAGAGTACAGAGAGGTTGTGAAGTCTAGGGCCGTCAATGGTGCGGCAGAGAAGGGTGGCGAGGACCATGTACGGTGTGTTGCGGATGGGAATGAGGTGATGAGGTTTTACTGCCTAGGACCCACAAACGGCGGCGCCTACGAGAACGGGGGCAGCGCGTGGACGTTCTCCACTAATAAAGGGACGGCGGTGTGCACGTATTCCGGCAGTGGTGGGGCCCACGAGAATGCCGGCGGTGGAAGGGGAAGACGGGCTATGTTGGTTTGTCGGGTCATTGCGGGTCGGGTGTGCAAACAACTTGGGTTTGACTCGTTGCTTAATGGGCGAGTTGGTTATGACTCAGTGAGTGGGGATAATGGCGAGTTGTTTGTATTTGATTCACGTGCCGTATTGCCATGTTTCCTTATCATCTATAAgttgtaa